The Methanococcoides methylutens MM1 genome has a window encoding:
- a CDS encoding DUF4349 domain-containing protein, translated as MKRTYPLLFIFLLTCVIAAGCLSSDTNTQYAPQEESFSFGNDMAKMALDDEWDVARDSPSSVADSGESSGSSITRKVITTSDVSLEVNDAQEAIDSIAAIAFEYDGYVSSSSVYDTYYGDGESMAGYVTIRIPAADHDIVINDIEALGKVTSKSTSGVDVTEEYIDVEARLSNLEKQEQRLQEILEMATTVEEVLEVEKELGRVRGEIESLTGRLNYLNDRIDFSTITVSVSEPRNITHSWGLRDALSDSVRGFIGSVNGIIVFIGVALPIVIFLTVVGSVVIFVKRRVWR; from the coding sequence ATGAAGCGAACATATCCATTACTATTTATTTTCCTGCTAACCTGCGTTATTGCGGCAGGATGCCTCTCATCGGACACTAATACGCAGTATGCACCGCAGGAAGAGAGCTTTTCCTTTGGGAACGATATGGCCAAAATGGCCCTTGATGATGAATGGGATGTTGCCCGTGACAGTCCGTCCAGTGTGGCAGACAGTGGTGAATCCTCAGGCAGCAGCATAACTCGTAAGGTGATCACCACTTCTGATGTTTCCCTTGAGGTAAATGATGCTCAGGAAGCCATTGATTCGATTGCTGCTATTGCTTTCGAATATGATGGTTATGTTTCTTCTTCATCTGTCTATGATACCTACTATGGTGACGGTGAGAGCATGGCTGGATATGTTACCATCCGTATTCCGGCTGCTGATCACGACATCGTGATCAACGATATTGAAGCTCTCGGAAAGGTGACCTCAAAGAGCACCAGTGGAGTCGATGTGACCGAGGAGTACATCGATGTGGAGGCACGTCTGTCAAATCTGGAAAAACAGGAACAGCGCCTTCAGGAGATCCTTGAAATGGCCACAACCGTTGAAGAGGTCCTCGAGGTTGAGAAGGAACTTGGACGTGTTCGCGGTGAGATCGAAAGCCTTACGGGACGTCTCAATTACCTTAATGACAGGATCGACTTCTCCACAATAACAGTAAGTGTCTCTGAGCCCCGCAACATAACCCACTCATGGGGACTTCGTGATGCACTGTCCGATTCGGTACGTGGTTTCATCGGCAGTGTCAATGGAATCATAGTTTTCATCGGAGTTGCTCTTCCAATTGTGATATTCCTGACAGTTGTTGGAAGTGTAGTTATATTCGTTAAGAGAAGGGTGTGGAGATAA
- a CDS encoding S-layer protein domain-containing protein yields the protein MAADPILSDSSVMPDGGDTTDNFVFRVNFSDADNDPAVYVKLILGGNEYTLSEDDSGDTNTSNGKFFSIDVGTLAEGDYNYNFSAFSNGTGISDQLPDVLSVAGVNNPPELTNEKIFPSDSGTPSTEFSFNITYSDTENEAPSYVKIELDGTLHDMERVNPTDTNYAGGVEYFYNADTTFEEGSYDYEFVTENGNSSEVRSNLFSFSSTVADHEPKLTDIEVEGIPDNSVGSTFFFNVTYTDQENTEPTYIYVNIDGENKTMSKVDDSDDTYSGSGVDYSYNTTLSETKEYTYYFLTSDGAFDVDTDEATLEVQSKTFYSGDRIWEEGIQSDEEYTWNFLSYSGFYYDLDTGEGSESMTIKDIDRKINDGDLEYETTVIPTGFEYNGWNEYEVIGFMAEKYFAGYPENAFGDNNDAVSMMSRGQLSKVLIDNDDKESIFSGAGLVLEDGYVLNVVEVDINGDSVYGILSKDGDEVDEFILSSGDTYIYEKDLGSVDDVPIIAVNFDEIFSGVETNAVFIEGIFQISDEYVEIESGDEFGAMEIDTVTSKRIEMSNERDISLGEGDIVDIMGKLKFIVADDDTLRFAPFVDMTDPGTYELRGTVVEDAGFNWTPLNFEGFYYNIDEGIGTETLEVLTLDGNKIDEGDLVYTTTPESVSFEYNGWEDYEVIGFMAEKYFAGYPEDAFNTNTDAVSLMSRGQLSQVLIDEDDKKSVFGGTSLILEEGYALDIIEVDINGDKVFVELTKDGDEVDSTVLSSGTPYVYERDLGDVDDVPIIVINFDEIFSGRESTAVFIRGIFQISEDYLEIEAGDDFDEMTVSSITSNYIEMENEDSISLSEGDEIEVMGEIMFKVADDDDVVRYYPFVEVTVEPDEALDVEVDPEVTVEGDEVVITVTSRGSLISDATVKAGSLTLGTTDDEGIVEYEFSSDGTYEITAEKDGYATGTAEVEVISPDDLSRKMSIEVTPEVIYEGNLVTFTIVKAIGGDPMEDVRISLDGKTIGQTGSDGVVTDVITEPGMHKIVAEKSGFLDAELNIEVIEMQAKFEFSELVLDPIEVKSGKDVAITLNAVNNGNAEGSYTVELKVNDNVTDFQEITLGVNETTEVTFDYTAGEPGSYLVKVGGMTATLEVVEGVSTIVYLLGGIAVAVLGGAAYLFTAGGWTIETAGPKASEAMAALSERISNLLSRGKE from the coding sequence ATGGCCGCAGACCCTATATTATCTGATAGTAGCGTAATGCCAGATGGTGGGGATACAACAGATAATTTTGTATTCCGGGTCAACTTCTCAGATGCAGATAATGATCCTGCTGTTTATGTGAAATTGATACTTGGAGGCAATGAGTACACCTTATCAGAAGATGACTCTGGTGATACTAATACTTCAAATGGCAAATTCTTTTCAATCGATGTCGGTACTTTAGCTGAAGGCGATTACAATTATAATTTCTCAGCTTTTTCTAATGGTACTGGGATATCTGATCAACTTCCTGATGTATTATCAGTTGCAGGTGTGAATAACCCTCCTGAATTGACCAATGAGAAGATTTTCCCATCTGATTCAGGAACACCTTCTACAGAGTTTTCCTTCAATATTACTTATTCAGATACTGAAAATGAAGCTCCTTCTTATGTGAAAATTGAACTTGATGGGACACTTCATGACATGGAGCGTGTTAATCCTACAGATACTAATTATGCGGGCGGAGTTGAATATTTCTACAATGCTGATACAACTTTCGAAGAAGGTAGCTATGACTACGAATTTGTTACTGAAAATGGAAATTCCTCTGAGGTAAGGAGTAATCTATTCTCATTCTCATCAACAGTAGCAGATCACGAACCTAAACTTACTGATATTGAAGTAGAAGGAATACCTGATAATTCCGTAGGATCAACTTTTTTCTTCAATGTAACGTATACTGATCAGGAAAACACGGAGCCTACCTACATATATGTCAACATTGACGGTGAAAACAAAACAATGTCAAAGGTAGATGACTCTGATGATACCTACTCTGGTAGTGGTGTTGATTACTCTTACAACACTACACTTTCAGAAACCAAAGAATATACGTATTATTTCCTGACTTCTGATGGTGCTTTTGATGTTGATACAGATGAAGCCACTTTGGAAGTCCAGTCAAAGACTTTCTATTCAGGTGACCGTATCTGGGAAGAAGGAATCCAGTCTGATGAAGAATACACCTGGAATTTCTTGAGTTATTCAGGATTCTATTATGACCTTGACACAGGCGAAGGTTCCGAATCCATGACCATCAAAGACATTGATCGAAAGATCAATGATGGTGACCTTGAATATGAAACAACCGTTATTCCGACAGGATTTGAATACAATGGCTGGAATGAATACGAGGTCATAGGTTTCATGGCCGAGAAGTATTTTGCCGGCTACCCCGAAAATGCATTTGGTGACAACAATGATGCTGTGAGCATGATGTCCAGAGGTCAGCTTTCGAAGGTCTTGATCGATAATGATGACAAGGAATCTATTTTTTCAGGTGCAGGACTTGTACTTGAGGATGGATATGTTCTAAATGTTGTAGAGGTAGACATCAACGGTGACAGTGTATACGGTATATTGTCAAAGGATGGAGATGAGGTTGATGAGTTTATCCTTTCTTCAGGTGATACATACATCTATGAGAAAGACCTTGGTTCTGTTGATGATGTTCCTATAATTGCCGTTAACTTCGATGAGATCTTTAGTGGTGTTGAAACAAATGCCGTTTTCATAGAGGGTATCTTCCAGATCTCAGATGAATATGTTGAGATCGAATCAGGTGATGAATTCGGAGCAATGGAAATTGATACAGTTACTTCTAAGAGGATCGAGATGTCAAATGAAAGAGATATCTCACTTGGTGAAGGGGATATTGTCGACATTATGGGCAAATTAAAGTTCATTGTTGCAGATGATGACACCTTAAGGTTTGCACCATTCGTTGATATGACCGATCCAGGTACTTACGAACTAAGAGGTACTGTTGTAGAGGATGCAGGTTTCAACTGGACACCTTTGAATTTCGAAGGTTTCTACTACAACATTGATGAAGGTATAGGTACTGAAACCCTTGAAGTCCTAACTCTTGATGGTAATAAGATCGATGAGGGTGATCTTGTCTATACCACCACTCCTGAGTCAGTCTCCTTTGAATACAATGGGTGGGAGGACTACGAGGTCATTGGTTTCATGGCGGAGAAGTATTTTGCCGGTTATCCTGAAGATGCATTCAACACCAATACCGATGCTGTCAGCCTTATGTCCAGAGGTCAGCTCTCACAGGTCCTTATTGATGAAGATGATAAGAAATCCGTGTTTGGTGGTACCTCACTTATTCTGGAAGAAGGTTATGCACTGGACATCATTGAGGTCGACATAAACGGTGACAAGGTCTTTGTAGAACTCACAAAGGACGGCGATGAAGTAGATTCCACAGTTCTGTCTTCCGGAACCCCATATGTTTATGAAAGGGATCTGGGGGATGTTGATGATGTACCTATAATTGTCATCAATTTCGACGAGATATTCAGTGGTAGGGAATCCACAGCTGTTTTTATCAGAGGTATCTTCCAGATATCTGAAGATTATCTTGAGATAGAGGCTGGCGATGACTTTGATGAAATGACAGTATCTTCCATTACTTCAAACTATATCGAAATGGAAAATGAAGATTCCATATCACTTTCAGAGGGTGACGAGATAGAGGTCATGGGTGAGATCATGTTCAAGGTCGCTGATGACGACGATGTTGTCCGCTACTATCCATTTGTTGAAGTAACCGTTGAACCGGATGAGGCGCTTGATGTTGAGGTCGACCCTGAGGTGACTGTTGAAGGCGATGAGGTCGTCATAACTGTAACATCACGTGGTTCCCTCATCAGTGATGCAACCGTCAAGGCAGGAAGTCTTACTCTTGGTACCACAGACGATGAAGGTATAGTGGAATACGAGTTCTCCTCTGATGGCACTTATGAGATAACTGCTGAAAAGGACGGCTATGCTACAGGAACTGCTGAAGTTGAGGTAATCTCACCTGACGACCTGAGCAGGAAGATGAGCATCGAAGTCACTCCGGAGGTCATCTATGAGGGTAACCTTGTGACATTTACCATCGTAAAGGCCATTGGCGGAGATCCAATGGAGGATGTCAGGATTTCCCTTGATGGCAAGACCATCGGCCAGACCGGAAGTGACGGTGTTGTGACCGATGTTATTACTGAGCCAGGAATGCACAAGATCGTTGCTGAGAAGTCCGGTTTCCTTGATGCCGAACTGAACATCGAGGTCATTGAAATGCAGGCAAAATTCGAGTTCAGTGAGCTTGTACTTGATCCTATCGAGGTAAAGTCTGGAAAGGATGTGGCGATCACATTGAATGCTGTCAACAATGGTAATGCAGAGGGCAGCTACACAGTTGAATTGAAGGTCAACGACAATGTGACCGATTTCCAGGAGATTACTCTCGGTGTGAACGAGACCACTGAGGTAACCTTCGACTACACTGCAGGTGAACCTGGAAGCTATCTTGTGAAGGTTGGTGGAATGACTGCAACCCTCGAAGTAGTTGAGGGGGTAAGTACAATCGTTTATCTGCTTGGAGGTATAGCAGTTGCAGTTCTTGGTGGTGCAGCATATCTTTTCACCGCAGGTGGCTGGACAATTGAGACTGCAGGTCCAAAGGCAAGTGAGGCAATGGCTGCACTTTCTGAGAGGATATCCAACCTGCTTTCAAGAGGAAAAGAATAA
- a CDS encoding ABC transporter substrate-binding protein, whose amino-acid sequence MKITTIAFISIMLVAAVFLSGCTSAPEEDAAITEINIGYQPSTHQIAHMTAMEKGWWAEDLAPFGVEAVNEFEFPTGAPEMQAMLAGELDVAYVGAAPVISALATGLDAKIVAAVNTQGSDLVLRPEVPYESPEDLKGLTIATFPPGTIQDTLFRDWLIENGIDPVNDLEIKAMGPGPAKAAIAAGQVDGVFLPHPSPTFIEAEGNGRTVLASGEIMPDHPCCVLVVSGDLIRNNPEMVEQIIMTHIKAIEYDSANLEEASETYGTKLTADQEIVLESLEDWDGVWSADPRPLVDSTVEYANIQYELGFINEELTAEDIFDVSFYEAVSEE is encoded by the coding sequence ATGAAAATCACAACAATTGCATTTATTTCTATCATGCTGGTTGCAGCTGTCTTCCTTTCAGGATGTACTTCTGCACCTGAGGAAGATGCCGCGATCACAGAGATCAATATTGGCTACCAGCCAAGCACACACCAGATCGCCCATATGACAGCCATGGAGAAAGGCTGGTGGGCAGAGGACCTTGCACCATTTGGTGTTGAGGCTGTGAACGAGTTCGAGTTCCCAACAGGTGCTCCTGAGATGCAGGCAATGCTCGCAGGCGAGCTAGATGTTGCTTACGTCGGTGCTGCTCCTGTTATATCTGCACTGGCTACTGGTCTGGATGCTAAGATCGTTGCAGCAGTCAACACACAGGGTTCCGATCTTGTACTTAGACCTGAAGTTCCTTATGAAAGTCCTGAAGATCTTAAAGGATTAACCATTGCAACCTTCCCTCCGGGAACTATTCAGGATACACTGTTCAGGGACTGGCTTATTGAAAACGGCATTGATCCTGTTAATGATCTCGAAATAAAGGCTATGGGACCGGGACCTGCTAAAGCAGCTATTGCAGCAGGTCAGGTAGATGGTGTATTCCTGCCACATCCTTCCCCAACTTTCATTGAAGCAGAAGGAAATGGCCGTACTGTTCTTGCATCAGGTGAGATCATGCCGGATCACCCATGCTGTGTACTGGTTGTAAGCGGTGACCTTATCAGGAACAATCCTGAAATGGTCGAACAGATCATTATGACCCATATAAAGGCTATAGAATACGATTCTGCAAACCTTGAAGAAGCTTCGGAAACATACGGTACCAAGCTTACCGCTGATCAGGAGATTGTCCTTGAATCCCTTGAGGATTGGGATGGTGTCTGGTCTGCAGATCCACGTCCGCTTGTAGATTCAACAGTTGAATATGCAAATATACAGTACGAACTTGGGTTCATTAATGAAGAACTTACAGCAGAAGATATCTTTGATGTAAGTTTCTATGAAGCTGTATCTGAAGAGTAA
- a CDS encoding helix-turn-helix domain-containing protein, giving the protein MSVANKVIDAAFESDEAFQNTLLKVIKEDLELTAIEFSEYANIPPSTLYKLMSGNREPNMRTLRQIVKTIRTIEGSEKGEFIAVIAARPVLDNINETKRKISGTLCTIREYSATSMEEAIIAAVRAEREGAKALVCAPIVSSTVEKIIRIPVATIMPKNSLVEAIETVARKIE; this is encoded by the coding sequence ATAAGTGTTGCAAATAAAGTGATTGATGCTGCTTTTGAATCAGATGAGGCATTTCAGAATACACTTTTAAAAGTCATAAAAGAGGATCTTGAGCTCACAGCTATAGAGTTCTCAGAATATGCAAATATTCCCCCAAGCACACTGTATAAGTTGATGTCAGGTAACAGGGAACCGAACATGAGGACACTTCGTCAGATAGTGAAGACCATCCGGACGATAGAAGGCTCAGAAAAAGGAGAGTTCATTGCCGTCATCGCTGCACGCCCCGTACTGGATAACATCAACGAAACAAAGAGAAAGATCTCCGGCACCCTTTGCACGATCAGGGAGTACTCCGCCACATCAATGGAAGAGGCCATCATAGCCGCCGTCCGTGCCGAAAGGGAAGGTGCCAAAGCACTTGTTTGTGCACCGATCGTCAGCTCCACCGTTGAAAAGATAATCCGCATACCTGTTGCAACGATAATGCCAAAGAACAGCCTTGTCGAGGCAATTGAAACGGTAGCACGTAAGATCGAATGA
- a CDS encoding prenyltransferase/squalene oxidase repeat-containing protein — MEDAIKRAFAWTEVQDASGTKELARLITACRIWNVENDYSSRLVQLRSEDNWEGSIRETARACSTLAALEITSNIDNNFDIEESLHWLASRQQDNGSWVNDVYDTTYALIALADMNVHEPNGCRWIVENYGEKWEHVGTTSLIITALIKQSDLVQTNVYSDFINERAAWIFSERNEDGGWKFISTSNLVIQALSIAGFNEKLEASGEWLLRKQNTNGSWGKGEGDITATALSLITLGSLKNDLINKRK; from the coding sequence ATGGAAGATGCAATAAAAAGGGCATTTGCATGGACAGAGGTGCAGGATGCATCCGGTACAAAGGAACTTGCACGCCTCATTACTGCATGCAGGATCTGGAATGTTGAAAATGACTATTCTTCCCGACTGGTACAGCTCAGGAGCGAAGATAACTGGGAAGGTTCCATAAGGGAAACCGCAAGAGCCTGTTCAACCCTTGCAGCATTGGAAATTACATCAAATATTGATAATAACTTTGACATCGAGGAGAGCCTGCATTGGCTGGCCTCCAGGCAACAGGACAACGGGTCCTGGGTTAATGATGTTTATGACACCACCTACGCACTGATAGCACTGGCAGATATGAATGTTCACGAGCCGAATGGCTGCAGGTGGATTGTTGAGAACTATGGCGAGAAATGGGAACATGTGGGAACCACCTCTCTTATCATAACTGCCCTGATAAAACAAAGTGACCTCGTTCAAACCAATGTTTATTCAGATTTCATCAATGAACGTGCCGCATGGATATTCTCTGAAAGGAACGAGGACGGAGGATGGAAGTTCATATCCACAAGCAACCTCGTGATCCAGGCATTATCCATTGCAGGATTCAATGAAAAGCTTGAAGCATCAGGAGAATGGCTGCTTAGAAAGCAGAATACAAATGGTTCATGGGGAAAAGGAGAAGGTGACATCACAGCCACCGCACTTTCACTGATAACACTTGGATCTTTGAAGAACGATCTGATAAATAAGAGAAAGTAA
- a CDS encoding polymer-forming cytoskeletal protein yields MDKRFIKYHPETNTYIVRRKAFFEESVRIDGNMIIGSGANFWKDLEVTGSLELGKASLVKGSVKAGDALISTRCEIRGNVDVGHNLTMLDNVEVAGHAICGNQMSIRPGCKVSFAKAEKALELVGKVDIKEIESGTKLIVRSDM; encoded by the coding sequence ATGGATAAGAGATTTATCAAATATCACCCGGAAACAAATACATACATTGTTCGCAGGAAAGCATTCTTTGAAGAGAGTGTCAGGATCGATGGGAACATGATCATAGGTTCAGGTGCAAACTTCTGGAAGGACCTTGAGGTAACCGGTTCGCTTGAACTTGGTAAAGCATCTCTCGTAAAAGGAAGTGTCAAAGCAGGTGATGCACTTATCAGCACACGCTGTGAGATCAGAGGGAATGTTGATGTTGGCCACAACCTTACAATGCTTGACAATGTAGAGGTCGCAGGCCATGCAATATGTGGCAATCAGATGTCCATCCGACCCGGCTGTAAGGTATCTTTTGCAAAAGCGGAAAAAGCGCTTGAGCTTGTCGGAAAGGTTGACATAAAAGAAATAGAATCCGGTACAAAGCTCATTGTCCGTTCCGATATGTAA
- a CDS encoding ABC transporter ATP-binding protein, which produces MGEVKVSGVSLEFEKENGESTLALDNVSLEIKDKEFVCFIGPSGCGKTTLLRTIAGLEFPDSGEITLDGEKITVPDSKRGMVFQEYSLFPWRTVIQNITFGLQMKGLSKSESLEKGEKYLKLVGLEQFRNSYPYELSGGMRQRVAIARALANEPKVLLMDEPFGALDAQTRNTLQNELLDVWAKDQITIIFVTHSVDEAVFLADKIVVMTARPGKIKKVMNVELPRPRDRTSSEANELRHKLLRMLAEERRD; this is translated from the coding sequence ATGGGTGAAGTAAAAGTATCCGGTGTTTCGCTGGAATTCGAAAAGGAAAATGGTGAATCCACCCTCGCACTGGATAATGTAAGCCTTGAGATCAAGGACAAGGAATTCGTCTGTTTCATCGGTCCCTCAGGGTGTGGAAAGACAACTCTTCTGAGGACCATTGCCGGTCTTGAGTTCCCGGATTCCGGAGAGATAACTCTTGACGGGGAAAAGATCACTGTCCCTGATTCCAAGAGGGGTATGGTATTCCAGGAATATTCACTGTTTCCATGGAGAACGGTTATCCAGAACATAACATTTGGTCTCCAGATGAAGGGCTTAAGCAAAAGTGAATCTCTTGAGAAAGGGGAAAAATATCTGAAGCTCGTTGGTCTTGAGCAGTTCAGGAACAGTTATCCGTATGAGCTCTCAGGTGGAATGCGTCAGAGAGTTGCTATTGCACGTGCTCTTGCAAATGAGCCCAAGGTGCTTCTCATGGACGAACCTTTCGGTGCGCTGGATGCACAGACAAGGAACACATTGCAGAACGAACTTCTGGATGTGTGGGCAAAGGACCAGATCACGATCATATTTGTCACCCACAGCGTGGATGAAGCAGTTTTCCTTGCGGACAAGATCGTTGTAATGACCGCAAGGCCCGGAAAGATCAAAAAGGTCATGAATGTGGAGCTTCCAAGGCCCCGTGACAGGACAAGCTCTGAAGCCAATGAACTACGTCACAAACTGCTCAGGATGCTTGCAGAGGAAAGGCGGGATTGA
- a CDS encoding ABC transporter permease yields the protein MSKNSTKRISGRGIELLSLASTIIVWQLVADYIVANKFKLPSFTDVLFAFFKTIETGALFTDLAISLLHFGIGIGSALVIGIPIGVSMGWFKTANRAFDPIIEIIRPIPPLAWIPFAIIWFGLTHISAGFVVFVGAVFPIIINTFDGFKSVPKVYVEAAKVLGCMSSRSLIRHVAFPSALPSIAAGIRIAMGVGWMCLVAAEMFGVSSSGLGYKIWWHYYLHQMDFVLVYMLILGFLGLLIDRIFRWYVDGRLLKWREGVVI from the coding sequence ATGAGTAAAAACAGCACAAAAAGAATCTCAGGCAGGGGTATAGAACTACTTTCTCTTGCTAGTACTATCATTGTGTGGCAACTGGTGGCTGACTATATTGTTGCTAATAAATTCAAGCTTCCGAGTTTTACTGATGTTCTTTTCGCTTTTTTTAAGACCATTGAGACCGGCGCACTGTTTACTGATCTTGCTATAAGCCTGTTACACTTTGGAATTGGTATCGGTTCAGCTTTAGTTATTGGAATCCCCATAGGTGTATCAATGGGCTGGTTCAAGACCGCGAACCGTGCTTTTGATCCTATTATTGAGATCATAAGGCCTATTCCGCCTCTTGCATGGATCCCATTTGCCATAATATGGTTCGGGCTTACGCATATCTCTGCAGGATTTGTGGTTTTTGTAGGTGCTGTTTTCCCGATAATAATCAATACTTTTGATGGTTTCAAAAGTGTACCCAAGGTCTATGTGGAAGCTGCCAAGGTTCTTGGTTGTATGTCCAGCAGGTCCCTTATCCGCCACGTTGCTTTCCCTTCAGCCCTTCCTTCCATCGCAGCTGGTATCCGCATAGCAATGGGAGTTGGATGGATGTGCCTCGTAGCTGCTGAAATGTTCGGAGTGAGCAGCAGTGGTCTTGGTTACAAGATCTGGTGGCACTATTACCTGCACCAGATGGACTTTGTACTTGTCTATATGCTGATCCTCGGATTCCTTGGTCTTCTGATAGACAGGATATTCAGGTGGTATGTAGATGGTCGCCTCCTCAAATGGCGTGAAGGGGTTGTGATATAA
- the thiL gene encoding thiamine-phosphate kinase: protein MDRSDLISSIAERELVSRLCGIFSQDECGSIMAGAGKDDCAVLDVSEDECLVITTDMLHRMTDFPDIMTPWQIGWMSAAVNLSDVASMGAKPVGFLSAFGVTEDMQLGEAEDISRGMDACAKFCDTSVIGGDIDLHDELTITGTALGMVKKEHLLRRTGAKPGDLVCVTGNTGSAGAALLAIQHDLDVSDELLNTLLEPVPRTDEGQKLAATDAVTSMMDTSDGLAMSLYDLMDANGTGFRIYEDKIPIDDEVRSLVGDDDALELALYTGGDFELLFTVSPSMLEAAKSVCYLNVVGEVIDDTLITMINRGDTEVSIYRKGYVHLGRFDNI from the coding sequence ATGGACAGGTCTGATCTTATTTCCAGTATAGCTGAACGTGAACTTGTTTCCAGACTATGCGGTATCTTCAGTCAGGATGAATGTGGTTCCATTATGGCAGGTGCAGGAAAGGATGACTGTGCTGTCCTTGATGTTTCGGAGGATGAATGTCTTGTCATTACCACGGACATGCTGCACCGGATGACCGATTTTCCTGACATCATGACTCCCTGGCAGATCGGCTGGATGTCCGCTGCTGTGAACCTGAGTGATGTGGCTTCCATGGGTGCAAAACCTGTGGGTTTCCTTTCCGCTTTCGGTGTCACGGAAGATATGCAGCTTGGTGAGGCCGAGGATATTTCCCGTGGTATGGATGCCTGTGCAAAGTTCTGTGATACGTCTGTGATCGGCGGGGACATCGATCTCCACGACGAGCTTACAATAACAGGAACCGCCCTCGGGATGGTAAAGAAAGAACATCTTCTGAGAAGGACCGGGGCAAAACCAGGAGACCTTGTCTGTGTTACAGGAAATACAGGCTCAGCGGGCGCCGCACTGCTGGCCATCCAGCACGATCTTGATGTTAGTGATGAACTGCTTAATACATTGCTTGAACCTGTACCGCGCACGGACGAGGGCCAGAAGCTTGCAGCTACCGATGCGGTCACTTCCATGATGGATACAAGCGATGGTCTTGCGATGTCTCTCTATGATCTCATGGACGCCAATGGAACCGGTTTCAGGATATATGAAGACAAAATTCCGATAGACGATGAGGTCCGCTCTCTTGTCGGTGATGATGATGCGCTGGAACTTGCACTTTACACAGGTGGGGATTTTGAATTGCTTTTCACGGTCTCACCTTCGATGCTGGAAGCCGCAAAATCCGTTTGTTATTTAAATGTTGTAGGCGAAGTTATTGATGACACTTTAATAACTATGATAAACAGAGGGGATACAGAAGTTTCGATATATCGAAAAGGTTATGTGCATTTAGGAAGATTTGATAACATATAA